ttaaaacagtactcatttcccaaaatgacaatttttcttatagactgaacagcccttgagtgactttctctggcagattttacttcaagtaaagggaaaagacaattcacactcataaacgtagccgaaacgccagcttttttgaaaagctcttgtttctatATTTTGTCCTGGACGTGCTAGGGTCCTGATCTTTtaatggcagatagcttttgatgtaaggaagatttggtgtaggtttgggcctctagcagcttgtttggaaACGTTGCGGTTGAGAATGAAGTGTAGATTATCTGCCCGCCGACATTTAACGAAGAATAAGAATCATCAAGCACACACTCTGTCgcatgcaaaaaaaataattaTTTATTCGTGCAATCGCTTATCATAATTGGTAAGTCGGTTGAACAGTGGTGCGTTGTGTACGATATGAAGAACAACATTTATTTTGCTTTTGGTACAGAATTTATTTTGCTTTATAGTACAGAACTTCACATCTGCCACCATATCATGACGTGTCAAAACAGCTCTGTGAACTAGAAAGTGGTGTTCGGACGCTTGGCGATCCACGCTGCGATTTTGGGATTGGCGTTGACGCTGTCCATGACCTTGGTGAGTTTGGGGTAGTTCTTCATGGTTCCCGGCTTGTAGTTCTCGATGTTAGTCGCGACGGTGTGAAGAACCAGATCGCACCAGAggagctgggggggggggggagacgaAAGAGGACATGTTGTACTTTCAAgcttattgaaattgcaacaagacagtACATTGGGATTAAGAGGCACCGATTCTGATATTGAGCCCCACACATTACATTAGCACCACACTATTTCGAATcaatgaaatatgatatatatagaacACAACACCCACcctagaaaacacacatttcaatgcggaatgcgccaaaagttgagggagttttgtgtcctcgaacaagaaactgtaacaacattgatttcaacctccgaatccggtattcgaattttcgacggcggcgcaaccggcgcgctcgaaatgcattcgaaatattctatggaatcccgtgtgatacaactctagaacctcatgtgatacggatagttatcacacggtccggaaaacccgtatcaggcccaggtatgacataaaaaacaGTACATTACGCTAGAACACTAAATTCGAATCAATAAGTACAacataaaaaaaagtaaagtaaagtaaatttTAGCTAAGCAGTAGATGGATAGGAGAACATGTTGCGATCCTGATGGTGTTTTCCGTAGCTGAGCGTAGTTGATTTAAACGGCCTGTAGTCTTGTTATCACCTAAACAAAACTATCTTTGAACAGCAGAATTTTTTTATGGGGAGCTTTGAAACATAACGAAACAAAACAAGGCAATTGTCAGTAATAGCAGACGTTACCCCCTCTTGCAGGACATACAGAAACTGTAGAACTTATAGTagtgcacacacacagaatgacaagccaaaaacaacaCTTTAGTATCTAGGCTATGAAGTAACATATACCGTAAGTTCCCTGCCATGATACTTACGCTGTTCCCCACGAGAAACCCGCTGGAGCCGCACAGCTTCTCGCACTTCGCCAGTGTGGTCTCCATGGTCTTGTCAAAGCCTTTGGCCAGCGCTGCCTGAAATTCACGCAAGGCGGTAcagttgaatgaatgaatgaacgaataaatgaacgaatgaatgaataagtggGTAGAATTGTTAGGATACTATATTTATTGCCACGAGGATCATATTTCTTTAGCGCCACAAACTACTTGTGGTTGTGTTCTTGGGAGACTAGGGGGTTCATTGTTGCACAGTGAATTGATAGATAAGTAAATAACAAAGTGTCTGGAATCAGAGTCCGCACTTTTTATTGTGAAATACCAAAGACAAGATAAAACACTTCATAAAGGACAATAGAATGTCGTGCTTAACTATAGTTTGATACTTTTCCGAATGGCTTTAGCATCAGGAAAAGCAGGTCTTTGAGCAGTAGTGATATGTAGAATTAATGTTACCCGAGGAGAGAAACGTTGGAAGGCATTCCATTTGTTTCTTTCTGTACAACAGTTGCaagttaacaacaacaaaaattggaaCCTAGATTAAGCACCTTTTTCTCCTCCTCACCACCGTAATGCACTTCGTACAGTGTGGGCAGGACTGGGATAATCTCGTCCACGAAGGCGTCCGCCTGGGCCTGCTCCAGGTTGGTCTTACCCGCCATTCCTGCAGAGGTAGGGGGAatcatcgatgaaggttagacatccaggtataataagatatgccagctacctgcatactaaatatcatagaaatctgtcgttattctccttagaagattttcacaataacgcccctgcagttctagaacaagctgctagggggcccaaacctacattacttcgttattacatcacaagctatcagccacccaaatatcaagaccatagcacgtccaggtcaaaagatacaaattaaaacggaagttctgcttcaGGTAATCCAGGtataataagatatgccaaatagcagttcctgaagcaactggatagaattgtCCAAAACGTAACAGCATACCAATTCATAGTTCTACTGTTCGGcagatcttgctcagtgtcactgaagAAAGGTAGTAGATatttaaaactttgaaacaggataactAAAAAAAAGGGATGAATTGATGTTTATTGCTACTGGTTTGTTGGTAACCTATTgataagctccaagcagatctaacggtggcgaagaccgtatccaacttatagccaccgaaagatctgcttggagattgaccTATTGTAGCTCATCTTGATAAACATGGTGTTAGATTGTACATGGAAAGTCATTGGTTTGCTCATGGACAAGATATCCCAAATATCATTTTGTGTGCAGATCTTCTCATTCTTGACAGGGTAGTGATACAGGGACATTCTCGGCAAACTATGAAAAGGCTCATaaacatgttttcattgtaAAGGAAAGCTTAAGAAAGTAAATAAAGGCCGTAGGAAAAACAGATGTTGTCTATTCACGAGTTATACAAGCCATGCACCTGCTTTCGTCACGCCTCAGGCTTGTGCAAATAATGAAAAATGTGACTCGGCGAGTTTTATTCAACAGAAGCCCACATGTGTTGGTGGACACTGTCGTAACAAACCAGCAGTTGTTTCCACCACAAAGGGAAATATACTTTTTAGGTGGATTGGCTATGCTGAGTCACTCTGAAGTCTTCTTGGAGACTACAGCTGTAGTTAGCATGTCGTTATGTATCTATATTGCTCATCCGGAATAacagcccttcggcgtaacacatcagcttctgtatctgtacgagtctgtatctgtatagcaggtataaccgcctttcggTATATCACATcggcttctgtatctgtattgcagTCGGTATAAAGCGGCCAGTATAGGCGTGACactccagcttctgtatctgcatccgtatggccggtataactgcctCTCGGCGTAACACTCCagcctctgtatctgtatagccggtgtaactgcccttcggcgttacataccagcttctgtatcttaAGTTATATTGCCATTGTATCCACCTATTGAcgtaacacaccggcttcaCAGGCACGGTGGTGgctgctactctccaagcataggaggggttccggcggggttttgacgtgtttttaggcgttttgtcgggctttctactttgtcatttttttgtctctataaaccctTGGCTTGTTGGGTTTAtacagacaaaaaaagacaaagtagaaagcccgacaaaacgcctaaaaacacgtcaaaaccccGCCGGAACCCCTCccatgcttggagagtaggtggcTGCTAGTTAATATGTAACTCGTAGGAACCTATCACACCTAAGCTTACCTGTCTCCTTGGCCACGAAACGAGCTATGGGCATACTCTGGCACAACTTGACGCCGTCAACCTCCAGCACGGGCAGCTGGCCCATGGGGGTCGCTGAAATAGGAAGTGCACAATCAATCATCAGGTCTTCTAACGTTTCTTTGAAGAACATTCTAAACTGTGGTTACACGATCATTAGCCataagtacacacacacagacagacagacagacaggcacacacatgcagcaattcagcactggctgccattgcacgggtaatttctgaccaataaaccattattattatcattattacgtTGTTGACGCCTGTCAATTCAATTACCCGTTCAGGGCAAGGAATTTCCTCAAATTGTAACAAAGGTGGGGAAACGTGCATTGCCTCTTATTACTCATtgttacatgtgtttgtgtattttcatATGGTagataatttccaagcagatgtaaggatacgGCTCATTCTCATTTTACGCCTGATTCTGCATTGCTACTGTTCTCTAGTATTGAGGGTAGCGACAAATAAGAATGAGCTGAATGAGCTGGAtacttgcatctgcttggagattatacgttttacgttgatgaaggttagacatccaggtagtaagattaGTCAAAgatggttactcaagcaactggataaaattttgaaataatctagttgcttgagtaactatttttggcttattatatgttatatgttatgTTCTGTTTTTAATGAGATGCATCGACAATCTGCCCACAGTGCCTTGGTTGTCTCTGTAATGTTTCTTGTGACCTTTTACCGAGGAGATTATATAGATTTtaccaataaatagatagatacttACTCCCTTTCACTGACGGCCATTTGTCGAAGGAGATCCTATCGTCTTCAAACTCTATCCCGGCGGCAGCGAACAGCATTCTCGTAGGCTCCCCGCGAGCCCTCATGTCGAAATAGGACAGCTTGTACTTGGGCGCCATGCTGAAGAGTACGGGATGGGCGTGTGGTGTGGACCAGACGAGACAACAGTGTACACGTCAAGATTTACATAAGCCAGGTGCAGGTGTACTTATGTAGACCAAGCGAACAATGACACAGCACTCCTGGTAGGAACTTCATACTTGTTTTAGGGGGTGATACCAGTAAAGGAAGCATAATGATCCTTTAAACGTTCCTATTCTAAacaaaacatgcatgtgtgGGTGGGTAAGTTTAGTAAATCATACAGTATAGCATCTACCTCAAAGTAAAAGGAGGAAATGAGGCTACTTAATTTGGGCCTTTTTTTTAGGACATGGaccctttttttgttttttgagtGGACTCTTCCGTCTGGAACTAATTCCATTCATCTTCAACGTGgcatgctctttcaaatgaaaGCTTTATTTCGTGATGTCGTTAACAAGGTGTCCATAGTCACATTGGTGGTATTCAGAGCTCTTTATCTCCAGAACACGGATTTCCAGACAAAGGAATGAGATTAAAACATGTTTTCCCTTTCCCTGTTTGCACCTAACAATCTGGACAACAGGTGGAGTGGGCGTGGCTCCGTGTCTAGCCATGCGTACGGTGCCCTCTGACCCACATTTATGCCACCAGCCGTGGGCGTGCGTTGGACCCGGACACGTTCTTCGTTACTGTATCAAACCTGTCGGGCGATATTTCGTGGGACATTCCGTTGTCGTGTGACGGAAAATGTTGTCGTATATCCCTGTTTTAGTTCAGTGTTAGCACTGACAGTTCACTTAAAACAAGCCCAGGGGCGCATCCGGGGGAGCCACCACCTCAAATCCCAAGCCATTAACGCTAGAACAGACACATTTATTTCccccgtaccattccccagtggaatgcctggcacggttgtgacggcttcCACCGTCAGTTTGTGGTTCGCCCGGGACCTCCCCCGCCCCcatactttgcccctgatgggatATAACTGATGTAGATGTTTTCGGCCAGTTCTTTCAGGGCATCTCTagaaatcaataaataaatcaatcaatcttgCGTAGGTATCAGTTGCTGATGCATGCCGGCTGTAGACAACTCTCCCCAGAATATTTTCGGCATAGAACCTCCGGTTGGCTGTGATGACCTTTAGACCTCGACGTGTGTCTCAGTCTTCCCACCTGCCTTTGCAAATCAGTGTACGACAAAGAGTCGCACGATGAATGTGACGTGTCTTTTGTGTGAGCCAGATTCTGTAACGCACCTGCCATAGACACGGCACTCCTACAGACGTTCTGGTGCCAAAATATTTACAACACGCAATTGCAAACACAACGCTTACTAAGAATGACTCAGCATTTCGGGCCAATGGATTGTGCAATTTAATTGTTTTGTGCGAGTTGGGGCAAAGTTAACACTTTGTAATGTACTGTATTTCGTTATATGTCAATGCATCATGTTTGTTACAAGTCTTGTATTCTCGTCTGTCCCCTTTTGTACCCTGTCTATGTATGTTCAGTGGTGGCGTTGATATAAGTTTGTAAACCTGAGTGCGCCACCACTACGTCTGTATTGCCAGCTtacttgaataaaaaataataataaaaagatAGCTGTCATCTGTGACATTTCGTAGCACCCCAAACATCTTTTCAGACTCTGGCCTGTCCCGCCGGGCGCTCGGCGATCCATTTGGCGATGCGCGGGTTGGCCTTGACCGTGGCGTACACCTTGGCCAGTTTGGGGTAGTTCTGGAGAGTTCCCGGCTTGTAGACCTCTTCAATGGTCTGCGCTAAGTTAAAGAACACCAGGTCACACCAGAGCAGCtggaaaaaatgcagaaaatactcttctgtaaaacatgtattgCATTGAATTTTGAAACATGTTTGTTAATGTTTGCATTTCCAGGAATTCCGACAAGTCTTAAAGGGGCATGTGAACTTTCCGAGAAGTTTTTTAATAGTAAATCTGTAAatcccactcactcactcactcgctcgctcactcactcactcactcactcactcacccactcactcactcactcactcactcaaactctcattcacacacacacacacacacacacactcaaacacactcaaacactCTCTCACACATGTACACTTTCACTCACACTCATACCTTCGCTCActtacttactcactcactcaaactctcactcacccacccactcacactcactcactcactcactcaccgtGCCACTCATCCATTCACTCATTCCTTGTACTTACACTGTTCCCTACTAGATGCCCATCAGAGCCGCTCAGTTTCTCACACTTGCCGAGTTTCTCTGCGATCAGCTGATCCACTTCCTTCGCTTT
The nucleotide sequence above comes from Branchiostoma lanceolatum isolate klBraLanc5 chromosome 14, klBraLanc5.hap2, whole genome shotgun sequence. Encoded proteins:
- the LOC136448513 gene encoding hematopoietic prostaglandin D synthase-like, with the protein product MAPKYKLSYFDMRARGEPTRMLFAAAGIEFEDDRISFDKWPSVKGTTPMGQLPVLEVDGVKLCQSMPIARFVAKETGMAGKTNLEQAQADAFVDEIIPVLPTLYEVHYGGEEEKKAALAKGFDKTMETTLAKCEKLCGSSGFLVGNSLLWCDLVLHTVATNIENYKPGTMKNYPKLTKVMDSVNANPKIAAWIAKRPNTTF